The genomic region GTGGCGGTCACCGGCCCGAGCACGCCGAAGGTCACCGCCTCGGGTGCGGCCTGCTGCCTGGTCACAGGACCAATCTAGGCGGGCGTCCCGGGCCACCTCGGCCGACCGGTACTGATCCGTCGCTGACCGGTCGCTGATGCCCACCGGCCAGGCTCGATCAGGTACGACGGCGACGGGCACCCGCCACCGCCGACCCCGCTCATCAGAAAGGTTCCCGTGGACCCGAGGATCAACGGTTTCGACTACCGCCGCATCACCGTCGCCGACGGCGTGACGCTCAGCGCCGCCGTGGGCGGCTCCGGGCCGGCGATCGTGCTGCTGCACGGTTTCCCGCAGACCCATCTCATGTGGCGCCACGTCGCGGCCGACCTGGCCGCCGACCACACTGTCATCTGCCCCGACCTGCGCGGGTACGGCGACAGCGACAAGCCCGTGGACACCGACGGCGAGGCGTACGCCAAGCGCACCATGGCGGCGGACATCGTGGCGCTGGCCGGCGCGCTCGGTCACGAACGCTTCGCGCTGGCCGGCCATGATCGGGGTGCCCTTGTCGCGTTCCGGACGGGCCTGGACCATCCGGCGGCCGTCAGCCGACTCGCCCTGCTCGACATCCTGCCCACCCTGGACATGTGGGACGTGCTGCACGGCGTCTCGGCGGCCATCGCGTTCCACCTGTACCTGATGGCGCAGCCGCAGGGCCTGCCCGAGCAGATGATCGGCGGCAGCCCGGACGAGTTCTTCGGCTACTTCCTGGACCTGTGGGCACGCGATCCGGAGGCGATCCCCGCCGACGTACGGGCCGCGTACCTGCGCGCTTCCCGGGAGGCGGTTCCCTCGATCGTGGCCGACTATCGGGCGTCCGCCGCGGTCGACGTCGCCCACGACACCGCCGACCGGGCGGCTGGCAACCAGCTGCGGATGCCGGTGACGGTCCTCCAGCAGGACTGGGGTGCCGCACTGGGCTACGACGCGGCAGAGGTGTGGCGGGCCTGGGCGCAGGACCTGGAGCACCAGACCGTCACCTGCGGGCATTTCATGGCCGAGGAGGCGCCGGCCGAGGTGGTCCGGGCGCTGCGCGCCCTGCTGCGGCGATAGATCGACAACCGCCCATGACTTTCAGTTAGATTCCCGACACGTATAGTTATGGAAGGGAGGTGGCCGGTTCGCCGGCCCTCCCCCTGCCACGCTGCGCGCAGCCCGGCCGGAGCCCTTCGGCACCCCATCTGACCTGCGGATACACGACGTTACGCAAGTGGACGCGAACCGCCCGCCGGTGATACACAGGCAGATACCGGCCAGCCAACGACGGCGAGTCGCTCACCTCCTCGACCATCGACCGTCCACACGCACCGCCTGGACGAAGGCCGCAGACGGACCGCGCCGCGAACGCGGGACCAGCAGCACGGCACATCCCCCGGCGGGCGGCGGGTGACCACGGTCCTTCGACCAGGGAGTTGCCGTGGGAATTCTGCGAGTCCGGGCCAAGCACCAGCCGTTCGAGGTGGCCGCTCTGATCACGACGTCCATCTGCGGTGTCCTGCTGATGACGCTCGACGCCCGACCACCGTCCGTCCAACTGTCAATGCCCGAACCCATCCAGCTCGGCTGGGAGGTCTCCCTGATCGTCGTCGGGGTGGCCGGGCTGTTGGGCATCCTGTGGCCCGGTCGTCTCTCCACCGGCCTCGGCATCGAGTTCGCATCCGTTCTGGTGCTCGGCACCATCACCGGCATGTACGCAGTGGCGCTGGTGGCGGTGTCGGGCCAGCAGGGCGTCGTCGCGGCGTCGCTGATCAGCGCGGTGCCTGCGGGGTCGTTCTGGCGGGCCGCCCAGATCGCCAACGACCTGCGCTGCCTGGCCTACGGCCACCAGTGCACGACCCACCGGCGGGTCGTGGGAGGTGTCACGTGATCTCAGCACCGACCCCCGAGGCGCCGGGCTGGGTACAGGTGCTGATCAGCCTGCTCGGCATCCTCGGCGGGAGCACCGGCCTGGCCGCCATCGCCACAGTCGTTGTGCAGCGCGGCAAGTTCAAGGCCGACGCGGCCGACACCCTCACCGAGGCCGCCCTGACCCTCGTGCAGCCACTACAGTCGCGGATCACGGAGTTGGAGGGTCAGGCGATAAGCGCCAGATCGGAGCTGGGACTGCTGCGCGAGCAGGTCAACCAGTTGCAGTTCGTCGTCCGGGTCCTCACCCGCACACTGGACCGGTGGCGGACGGCGATCCGTGCGCCCGACGCCACCCTGCGCAAAGTCCGGGCGGTCGTAGCGGAGTCCGACCGGCAGCCCGAAGACTCCTGAGCTTCCCGGCTTCCGGCGTGGCTGCCCCATCGCTGGCCGACGCGGGCTGGTAGCCCGGCCGGCTAGCCGGGCGCCGCGTCACTTCCGACGACGGACTCCCGCCTCCACATTGCGGGCATCGCGTCGAGCAGGACGATCAGCAGCAGTATCCCGGCGACGATCGCGCTGGCGGCGAGCTGCGAGAGCCCGATGCTCACGAACCCGCCCACGATGATGGCCGGCACACCGATCAGCCGGGCCCAGGGCAGGTGGGAGTCGACAAGCATCGACAGCAGGATCCGGCCGACCAGGAACAGGACCGGCCCGACGACGCCCACGACCAGGTGCCCGTGGTCGCGCACCGCCGGGTCCTCGATCGTCATCTCCATGGCCACGGAGGTCGCAAGCACGCCGGCGATCATGACGAGGTGCAGGTAACCGGCGAGGAGGGCCAGCTTGCTGCCGGGCGGGCCGGCGGCCTCGATGGCCGCACCCACCCGCCCGCCGGCGGGCACCAGGTAGAGGCGGGCCAGGGCCACCGCCGTCACGAACGCCAGGACGAACGCCATGGTGTGCTCGTGG from Micromonospora profundi harbors:
- a CDS encoding alpha/beta fold hydrolase, with product MDPRINGFDYRRITVADGVTLSAAVGGSGPAIVLLHGFPQTHLMWRHVAADLAADHTVICPDLRGYGDSDKPVDTDGEAYAKRTMAADIVALAGALGHERFALAGHDRGALVAFRTGLDHPAAVSRLALLDILPTLDMWDVLHGVSAAIAFHLYLMAQPQGLPEQMIGGSPDEFFGYFLDLWARDPEAIPADVRAAYLRASREAVPSIVADYRASAAVDVAHDTADRAAGNQLRMPVTVLQQDWGAALGYDAAEVWRAWAQDLEHQTVTCGHFMAEEAPAEVVRALRALLRR